The proteins below are encoded in one region of Macrococcus armenti:
- the nrdI gene encoding class Ib ribonucleoside-diphosphate reductase assembly flavoprotein NrdI, protein MTKNKPIIAYYSMTGNVRRFVEDYLDGYETIDITEVDNVDSPYVLITPTYYFGQVPEEVNDFLVVNSETMVGVIASGQMNWGVNYGKAGDIISDHYGVPLIAKFELRGTKYDGERIKRKLNKMETQ, encoded by the coding sequence ATGACGAAGAATAAGCCGATTATTGCATATTACAGTATGACCGGTAATGTACGTCGATTCGTTGAGGACTACCTAGACGGGTACGAGACGATTGATATTACCGAAGTTGACAACGTTGATAGTCCGTATGTTCTGATAACACCGACATACTACTTCGGGCAAGTGCCGGAAGAGGTAAACGATTTTCTTGTGGTTAATAGCGAGACTATGGTAGGCGTTATTGCAAGCGGACAGATGAATTGGGGCGTTAATTACGGTAAGGCAGGCGATATTATAAGCGATCATTATGGAGTACCGTTGATTGCGAAGTTTGAACTGCGCGGAACTAAGTACGATGGAGAACGTATTAAACGAAAACTAAACAAAATGGAGACGCAGTAG
- a CDS encoding GIY-YIG nuclease family protein — translation MFDVYEIHCVNTDTKYIGRSVELEKRWRSHKNMLKSNTHYNTRMQDDWNMYGEESFYFNVLETVSDKEEAIAIEQKYIDTTERKYNISNARDGGDTFSNNPRAAEISALKSRVFSGKGNPMYGRPKSQRMLDRVKEVNSKPVVAEGVEYASMTEAAKAHGVSVSTVGNRARSEKFTEWYYLDK, via the coding sequence TTGTTTGATGTATATGAAATACATTGCGTTAATACTGATACAAAGTATATCGGTAGGAGCGTTGAATTGGAGAAGCGATGGAGATCGCACAAGAATATGTTAAAAAGTAATACGCATTATAACACGAGAATGCAAGACGATTGGAATATGTACGGGGAAGAATCGTTTTATTTCAACGTTTTAGAGACCGTAAGTGATAAAGAAGAAGCCATCGCTATTGAACAGAAATATATTGATACTACCGAAAGAAAGTACAATATATCAAATGCCCGAGACGGTGGGGACACATTCTCAAACAACCCTAGAGCAGCAGAAATATCTGCCTTAAAGAGCAGGGTATTTAGCGGTAAAGGTAATCCGATGTATGGGCGACCTAAATCCCAAAGAATGTTGGATAGGGTTAAAGAAGTTAATTCTAAACCGGTTGTGGCCGAAGGAGTTGAGTATGCTTCGATGACAGAAGCCGCTAAGGCTCACGGCGTAAGCGTATCGACTGTAGGAAACCGCGCACGATCTGAAAAGTTTACGGAATGGTACTACCTCGACAAATAA
- the dcm gene encoding DNA (cytosine-5-)-methyltransferase, giving the protein MRIDYEELTLPVVRRRHTVPKNDFVSYMRSSRQTSGLRLQDIADSIGVNKTEVEHWFRTDNCFSVPRPDVWNDVKRILSLDDRYDDVVTEFIEVEGVFEKAGRCYWTDGIAPTLTSAGAAELIFEQDINEKQTKEGDGLTNTQTQYNGEKKPFKYISLFAGIGGFDFGLDAVGGECVFASEIDKFASEAYRTLHNGDVLHGDITKIDAEDVPDHDVMAAGFPCQAFSVAGKRGGFEDARGTLFFEVARIASVKQPSVLLLENVKGLVGHDKGKTLDTIVKTLNDIGYRVDFDVLNSKYFGVPQNRERIFIVAVREDLVDNEEWNIVGTNVVAKGKKRISQYEGVKTFNFAYPDNDTVDLRLIDVLETSVDEKYYLSEEKSNFIFSRVKHEGRLGKSTPQIGDYRYDEGLRIRKDDNSPTLRANMKTMGSASLDMSNTIFAIEGVADRTRNGQKTLEPNGQEVANALTSVQHDSMAFEKPALRIRKLTPKECWRLQGFTDEQHDVVEAAGISNSQRYKQAGNAVTVNVIIALGERLLTYLP; this is encoded by the coding sequence ATGCGAATTGATTACGAAGAGTTAACGCTTCCCGTAGTTAGAAGAAGACATACTGTTCCTAAAAACGATTTTGTATCTTATATGCGATCTAGTAGACAGACTAGTGGTCTGAGGTTACAAGATATTGCGGACAGTATTGGCGTTAATAAAACAGAAGTAGAACATTGGTTTAGGACGGATAACTGCTTTTCCGTGCCTAGACCGGATGTGTGGAACGACGTAAAAAGAATACTGTCTTTAGACGACAGGTATGACGACGTTGTAACCGAGTTTATAGAGGTTGAAGGTGTGTTTGAAAAAGCAGGGAGATGTTATTGGACTGACGGTATCGCCCCTACGTTAACTAGCGCAGGAGCGGCTGAATTAATATTTGAGCAAGATATAAACGAAAAACAAACGAAAGAGGGCGATGGTTTGACGAACACACAAACGCAATATAATGGAGAAAAGAAACCGTTTAAGTATATTAGTTTATTCGCAGGTATCGGAGGTTTTGATTTCGGATTAGATGCAGTAGGAGGCGAGTGTGTATTCGCTAGTGAAATCGATAAGTTCGCTAGTGAAGCGTATAGAACGCTGCATAATGGCGACGTACTGCACGGAGATATTACGAAGATTGACGCAGAAGACGTTCCCGATCACGATGTCATGGCGGCAGGATTTCCTTGTCAAGCGTTCTCGGTCGCGGGTAAGCGCGGAGGATTCGAAGACGCTCGAGGTACGTTATTCTTCGAAGTAGCGCGTATTGCTTCCGTGAAGCAACCTAGCGTATTGCTTCTCGAAAACGTTAAAGGATTAGTCGGACACGATAAAGGAAAAACGCTAGATACTATTGTTAAAACGTTGAATGATATCGGGTATAGAGTGGATTTTGACGTACTTAACTCGAAGTATTTCGGAGTACCGCAGAATCGTGAGCGTATCTTTATCGTTGCAGTACGAGAAGATTTAGTTGATAACGAAGAATGGAATATCGTAGGAACAAACGTTGTTGCAAAAGGTAAGAAACGCATCAGTCAGTATGAAGGCGTTAAGACGTTTAACTTCGCCTATCCGGATAATGATACGGTTGACCTTCGATTGATTGACGTATTAGAAACAAGCGTTGACGAGAAGTATTATTTAAGCGAAGAGAAGTCGAATTTTATCTTTAGTCGTGTTAAGCACGAAGGAAGACTTGGCAAGAGTACTCCGCAGATTGGAGACTATAGATACGATGAGGGATTGCGTATTAGAAAAGATGACAACAGTCCTACACTGCGAGCAAACATGAAGACTATGGGTAGCGCCTCTTTAGACATGTCTAATACAATCTTCGCTATAGAAGGCGTAGCAGACCGCACACGAAACGGACAAAAAACGCTAGAGCCTAACGGACAAGAAGTTGCTAACGCATTAACATCGGTGCAACACGATTCTATGGCGTTCGAAAAGCCTGCGTTACGTATTCGTAAACTAACGCCTAAAGAGTGTTGGCGTCTTCAAGGCTTTACTGACGAGCAGCATGATGTCGTAGAGGCGGCAGGTATCTCGAACTCACAGCGCTATAAACAAGCAGGAAATGCCGTTACTGTAAACGTTATTATTGCGTTAGGAGAACGCCTGCTTACTTATCTACCGTAG
- a CDS encoding DUF3310 domain-containing protein, with protein MTNKRTIKAGDLLVITKLNGEDVKPPKVVTALTTPNHADQLNFAPDIDGECTLDTVEFCDVWYFADEYELAPQKEYDDEALTPSYSAVATSLDDYTGVNITAESLSFESDSDKALATISPDSLAFKESQKDNVNHPDHYTTGKTEVIDILEDLASRYDNPVDAYLVATAAKYLFRSPFKGAQEQDIRKAVWYLTRLADNIADRNEE; from the coding sequence ATGACGAATAAAAGAACGATTAAAGCGGGCGATTTATTAGTAATTACGAAGTTAAACGGGGAAGATGTTAAACCGCCTAAAGTTGTGACGGCATTAACTACGCCAAATCACGCAGACCAATTAAACTTTGCACCGGATATTGACGGCGAATGTACGCTTGATACAGTAGAGTTTTGCGACGTTTGGTACTTCGCAGATGAATACGAATTAGCGCCGCAAAAAGAGTACGACGACGAGGCCTTAACGCCTTCATATAGCGCAGTAGCAACGTCATTAGACGATTATACAGGCGTTAATATTACCGCTGAATCATTATCGTTCGAAAGCGATTCAGACAAAGCGTTAGCAACGATTAGTCCGGATAGTCTTGCGTTTAAAGAATCGCAGAAGGATAACGTAAATCATCCGGATCATTATACGACAGGGAAGACGGAAGTAATCGATATTCTCGAAGACTTAGCGAGTAGATACGATAATCCGGTGGACGCTTATCTCGTAGCTACTGCGGCTAAGTATCTATTCCGTAGTCCATTTAAAGGCGCGCAGGAACAGGATATCCGCAAAGCCGTATGGTACTTAACGAGATTAGCCGATAATATTGCGGACAGAAACGAAGAATAA
- a CDS encoding dUTPase translates to MKVTKELITDLLAIQEMFDARIDTRNLSDTLLAYFVEVFEWINTVETFKNWKAKPGKPLETRLDELADVMAFALSILSQAKESVDEEEFDLTLDEIVNGFNHVKQEFTLDKSSTIMAYVNIIVSSLYDEEGIPNIDTFAVAFLVAQPFLIADKYYDIDSVVAAYKTKMDVNHARQDGTADEDKGYV, encoded by the coding sequence ATGAAAGTAACTAAGGAATTAATCACGGATTTATTAGCGATTCAAGAGATGTTCGACGCAAGAATCGATACACGCAATCTAAGCGATACATTACTCGCTTATTTCGTTGAAGTATTCGAATGGATTAATACGGTAGAAACGTTTAAGAATTGGAAAGCGAAACCGGGCAAGCCGTTAGAAACGCGGTTAGACGAACTAGCAGACGTAATGGCGTTCGCTTTGTCGATATTATCGCAGGCTAAGGAATCGGTAGACGAAGAAGAATTCGATTTAACGTTAGACGAAATCGTAAACGGGTTTAATCACGTTAAACAGGAATTTACGCTTGATAAGTCTTCTACGATTATGGCGTATGTAAACATCATAGTATCGTCATTATACGACGAAGAAGGTATCCCGAATATCGATACATTCGCAGTAGCGTTCCTAGTCGCGCAGCCTTTCTTGATTGCCGATAAATACTACGATATCGATAGCGTGGTAGCTGCGTATAAGACGAAGATGGACGTTAATCATGCGAGACAAGACGGTACTGCTGACGAAGATAAAGGATACGTATAG
- a CDS encoding nucleoside 2-deoxyribosyltransferase encodes MTNKQVYLAGDMLSFGAQRQRAYEAEELRKAGATVYAPQEDASINDKANAVQDGLAERIVRNDTQGIMESDIIVIDAHENGKGTLVELGQIKGMRDVACDILSIFAVLDAGLMSNEAALASVKEYCAEAVKKRILPHNTDIRRANTSSQSGDRREYGVNQYVYGTVLDLTNGHGFYEFDEIIGEVAKEVGE; translated from the coding sequence ATGACGAATAAACAGGTATATCTCGCGGGAGACATGCTTTCATTCGGAGCGCAACGACAACGAGCGTATGAAGCCGAAGAATTACGTAAAGCAGGCGCTACAGTATATGCACCGCAAGAAGACGCTAGTATTAACGATAAAGCAAACGCAGTACAGGACGGTCTAGCTGAACGTATTGTACGCAATGATACGCAGGGCATTATGGAAAGCGATATTATCGTGATTGATGCGCACGAGAACGGTAAAGGAACGCTAGTAGAACTCGGACAGATAAAAGGTATGCGAGATGTTGCTTGCGATATTTTAAGTATTTTTGCCGTTTTAGATGCCGGATTAATGAGCAATGAAGCAGCGCTAGCGTCTGTCAAAGAATACTGCGCAGAGGCCGTTAAAAAGCGCATACTACCGCACAACACCGACATACGCCGTGCTAACACGTCATCACAATCGGGCGATCGTCGTGAGTATGGCGTTAATCAATACGTATACGGAACGGTATTAGACTTAACGAACGGTCACGGTTTCTACGAATTTGACGAGATTATAGGCGAAGTAGCGAAAGAAGTGGGCGAATGA
- a CDS encoding toprim domain-containing protein, whose translation MATIYVNGRYIDVDIREEVEEYDWYNAKWTEDKLIACSPFRDDSKPSFWLHLNGERSGVFGDSAYEDDYYRSGTFPKLLAFLRDESYEETCAYLLEKYDYDYMDGDIELSVANAKIAERMTVSISENEYDKPIDTEYLIGRGIHPRVIEMNGVFDNGDNVGIPWRSTNGVVSAIKYRHKRSKYFWYAEDGKPLGELVYGLDIVIKRGIKRAVICEAEIDAMTWQSAGIMAIAIGGARLNEYQADMIVMSGLEEIIVAGDNDRQGHKFNDKCVDLLRNKIELYRINYSDMEGAKDVNELGIERLKRVRINPVKETIISI comes from the coding sequence GTGGCAACGATATACGTAAATGGTCGGTATATAGACGTAGACATACGAGAAGAAGTCGAAGAGTACGATTGGTATAACGCAAAATGGACGGAAGATAAGCTGATTGCGTGTAGTCCGTTTAGGGACGATTCTAAACCGTCCTTTTGGCTGCATTTAAACGGAGAACGATCCGGAGTTTTCGGCGATAGTGCGTATGAAGACGACTACTATCGTTCCGGAACATTCCCGAAGTTGCTCGCATTCCTGCGTGATGAATCGTACGAAGAAACATGCGCATACTTACTCGAAAAGTACGACTATGATTATATGGACGGGGATATCGAGTTAAGTGTTGCTAATGCGAAGATAGCCGAACGCATGACAGTAAGTATATCCGAGAATGAATACGATAAGCCGATTGATACCGAGTATTTAATTGGGCGTGGAATACATCCGAGGGTAATCGAAATGAACGGCGTATTTGATAACGGAGATAACGTAGGAATCCCGTGGCGTTCTACTAATGGCGTTGTATCTGCGATTAAGTACAGACATAAGCGCAGTAAGTATTTTTGGTACGCCGAAGACGGTAAACCTTTAGGCGAATTAGTTTACGGATTAGATATCGTTATTAAGCGTGGAATTAAGCGTGCAGTAATATGCGAGGCTGAAATCGATGCTATGACGTGGCAGTCCGCAGGAATAATGGCGATAGCGATTGGTGGCGCTAGGTTAAACGAGTATCAAGCGGATATGATCGTAATGTCCGGGCTAGAAGAGATAATCGTAGCAGGCGATAATGACAGGCAGGGACATAAGTTTAACGATAAATGCGTGGACTTATTGCGAAATAAAATCGAATTATATAGAATTAATTATAGCGACATGGAAGGCGCAAAAGACGTGAATGAACTCGGCATTGAGCGTCTGAAACGTGTTCGCATAAATCCCGTGAAGGAGACGATTATTTCGATATGA
- a CDS encoding 3D domain-containing protein has translation MTRKYRAEIVTIVLLLLLLIYTVALGVFDKDDSKDAEETKTITKSTEVNHEVKRLPEYKPKKELTAHNDGRNNDTSDSTDGTGNRINNDVKDDSLAVAEDIGTQPTVPQEVSIESGYNGDTEGADRSVEAATRNVERGAERATGRTIYATATYYTANCAGCTGITAAGYDVSNTTHANGYRVIATDPSVIPLGTIVQVDTPYESFTAIAGDTGGAINGSTIDILVGSESEAISKGRHDVTLTVINE, from the coding sequence TTGACGCGTAAATACAGAGCAGAAATCGTCACAATCGTATTACTCCTTTTGCTGCTGATTTATACGGTAGCACTCGGAGTATTCGATAAAGACGATAGCAAGGACGCAGAAGAAACGAAGACAATAACGAAATCAACCGAAGTTAATCACGAAGTAAAACGATTACCCGAATATAAACCGAAGAAGGAGTTGACTGCGCACAATGACGGCAGAAATAACGATACTAGCGATAGTACAGACGGTACAGGCAATCGCATTAATAACGATGTTAAGGACGATTCACTTGCAGTCGCAGAAGATATCGGAACTCAACCGACTGTACCGCAGGAAGTCAGTATTGAATCCGGATATAACGGCGATACAGAAGGCGCAGATAGAAGTGTGGAAGCAGCGACAAGAAACGTAGAAAGAGGCGCTGAAAGAGCGACAGGAAGAACGATATATGCGACGGCTACGTACTATACGGCTAATTGCGCAGGGTGTACAGGAATAACCGCAGCAGGATATGACGTAAGCAACACGACCCATGCGAATGGCTATCGTGTTATTGCGACTGACCCTAGCGTTATTCCGTTAGGAACGATTGTGCAAGTTGATACACCGTACGAATCGTTTACTGCTATTGCAGGAGACACAGGCGGTGCTATAAACGGCAGTACAATCGATATCCTAGTCGGAAGTGAATCCGAAGCAATCAGTAAAGGTCGTCATGACGTTACATTGACGGTTATAAACGAATAA
- the nrdF gene encoding class 1b ribonucleoside-diphosphate reductase subunit beta, whose product MHAINWNKPENIFNVLWRQNIAQMWTDTEFKVSRDIPSWEELSLDEKAAYSKILAGLTGLDTLQGDVGMPLIMMDTDTDRKRAVFSFMAFMEHMHAKSYSTIFTTLLPPSETDYLLDEFTKEQPQLVKKADKIAKTYLEINPDISVKPMPYKERGRYDLFASYMARVASVFLESFLFYSGFYYPLYLKGNGKMVASGEIIRKILLDESIHGVAVGLDAQDIYKHLDVESKAEADKAREELLQTLYDNEVQYAKEIYSPLGSEILDDVLRYVRYNANKALANLGVKEAFPHEEFNPVVMNALDTKTSTHDFFSVKGDGYEIARNSTPLADEDFVFNFDN is encoded by the coding sequence ATGCACGCAATAAATTGGAATAAACCGGAGAATATATTTAACGTGCTATGGCGACAAAACATAGCGCAGATGTGGACGGATACCGAATTCAAGGTATCCCGAGACATTCCTTCGTGGGAAGAACTTAGTTTAGACGAAAAGGCAGCGTACTCTAAGATACTTGCGGGATTAACAGGATTAGATACGCTACAGGGAGACGTAGGTATGCCGTTAATTATGATGGATACGGACACGGATCGTAAGCGAGCAGTATTCTCGTTTATGGCGTTTATGGAACACATGCACGCTAAAAGCTACTCAACGATATTTACTACGTTATTACCACCGTCTGAAACGGATTATCTTTTAGACGAATTCACGAAAGAGCAGCCGCAGTTAGTTAAGAAAGCGGATAAAATCGCAAAAACATATCTCGAGATTAATCCGGATATATCGGTAAAACCTATGCCGTATAAAGAGCGCGGTAGATATGATTTGTTTGCGTCATACATGGCACGGGTTGCCTCGGTATTCCTAGAATCCTTCTTATTCTATAGCGGATTCTACTATCCGTTATATCTGAAAGGCAACGGAAAGATGGTTGCGTCCGGAGAAATCATACGAAAGATTCTACTAGACGAAAGTATACACGGAGTGGCAGTCGGATTAGATGCGCAGGATATCTATAAGCACCTAGACGTTGAAAGCAAAGCCGAGGCGGATAAAGCACGCGAAGAACTGTTACAAACGTTATATGATAACGAAGTTCAATACGCTAAAGAGATTTACAGTCCGCTAGGCAGCGAAATATTAGATGATGTACTGCGCTATGTAAGATACAACGCAAATAAGGCGTTAGCTAATCTAGGCGTTAAAGAAGCGTTCCCTCACGAGGAGTTTAATCCGGTTGTTATGAACGCTTTAGATACGAAGACAAGTACTCACGACTTCTTCTCGGTTAAAGGCGACGGCTACGAGATCGCACGTAATAGTACGCCACTAGCTGACGAAGACTTCGTATTTAATTTCGATAACTAA
- a CDS encoding DNA polymerase yields MHMLRNEGITVRGELWDTQEAMRLLNENEPSYALKTLVSKFLGVPSLTYGQLFGKKGFHEVSDLLIATSYAAKDGDVTYKLYEFQRKILQERFPTIYKYAKEIEMPLIYAVVDMERTGFVIDEEYAKEYGQTLLNEIDDVEQRILAVLGDINLNSPAQVKPAIEAHIGREIPNTDAKKTLKPLAKDYVAVEDLLRYKELTKLYGTYVDKLPQYIREKTGKLMANYNQNGAKTGRFSSGGGSVNLQNQPYEARKLFVAPKGHVILGGDFSQQEYRALAAYSQEPKLIENYRNGTDLYQTVASEIFDKPIEECGDGSVYRKQTKVILLAIAYGTGARTLSMQLGKSVKEAQTILDDFKAKYTTLGSWIEQNRTFVQRHGFVWLGDKCRKRRLPDAQDPNSDYWYSAVMTQSTNAIIQGSAAIQTKATLIALQQFCERKTNEGKGEWKLWCVVHDEALLQAPDTITQEDVDEFRRVMVDTYQFGDVPNKTDIELSLRWGEGMTEEEWFKRKETE; encoded by the coding sequence ATTCACATGCTCCGTAACGAAGGGATAACCGTTCGTGGCGAATTGTGGGATACGCAGGAGGCTATGCGATTGCTTAACGAAAACGAGCCGTCGTACGCATTAAAGACGTTAGTATCGAAATTTTTAGGCGTTCCTTCTCTTACGTACGGGCAGCTATTCGGCAAGAAAGGTTTCCACGAAGTATCCGATTTATTAATCGCTACTTCATACGCTGCAAAAGACGGAGATGTAACGTATAAGCTATACGAATTCCAACGTAAGATATTGCAAGAACGTTTTCCGACGATTTACAAGTACGCAAAAGAAATCGAAATGCCGTTAATATACGCAGTAGTCGATATGGAACGCACAGGATTCGTTATCGACGAAGAATATGCGAAAGAATACGGACAGACGTTGTTAAACGAAATAGACGACGTAGAGCAACGTATTCTAGCGGTATTAGGCGATATCAACCTTAACAGTCCTGCGCAGGTTAAACCGGCAATAGAGGCGCACATAGGACGTGAGATACCGAATACAGACGCTAAGAAGACGCTGAAACCTTTAGCGAAAGATTACGTGGCAGTCGAAGATTTATTGCGCTACAAGGAATTAACGAAGTTGTACGGTACTTACGTAGATAAGTTACCGCAGTATATCCGAGAAAAGACGGGTAAGCTGATGGCGAACTATAATCAGAATGGTGCGAAGACAGGTCGATTCAGTTCGGGTGGAGGATCGGTTAATCTGCAAAATCAACCGTACGAAGCCCGCAAGCTATTTGTTGCACCGAAAGGCCACGTTATTTTGGGCGGAGACTTTAGTCAGCAGGAATATCGAGCGTTGGCGGCTTATTCACAAGAGCCGAAACTTATCGAGAATTACCGTAATGGAACTGACTTATATCAGACGGTAGCAAGCGAAATATTCGATAAGCCTATAGAAGAATGCGGAGATGGCTCGGTATACCGCAAACAAACGAAGGTAATTTTATTAGCGATTGCTTACGGTACAGGCGCAAGAACGTTATCAATGCAGTTAGGTAAGTCGGTTAAAGAGGCGCAGACAATCCTTGATGACTTTAAAGCGAAGTACACAACGTTAGGATCGTGGATTGAGCAGAATAGAACGTTTGTACAACGACATGGATTCGTTTGGTTAGGCGATAAATGCCGTAAAAGACGATTACCGGACGCCCAAGACCCTAATAGCGATTATTGGTATTCCGCAGTAATGACGCAATCAACTAACGCAATAATTCAAGGCAGCGCGGCTATTCAGACTAAAGCGACTTTAATTGCGTTGCAGCAGTTTTGTGAACGTAAAACAAACGAAGGTAAAGGCGAGTGGAAGCTATGGTGCGTAGTCCACGATGAAGCCCTTCTGCAAGCACCGGACACTATAACGCAAGAAGACGTAGACGAATTCAGACGCGTTATGGTGGATACGTACCAATTCGGAGACGTGCCGAATAAGACCGATATAGAACTTAGTTTGCGGTGGGGCGAAGGTATGACCGAAGAAGAATGGTTTAAACGAAAGGAGACGGAATAA
- a CDS encoding phage N-6-adenine-methyltransferase, with product MANLDVHFSSATNEWATPQALFDALNEKYAFTLDPCSDGINAKCDKFFTVEDDGLAQDWSQDIVFMNPPYGRDIGDWVRKAYEESVKGATVVCLIPSRTDTRYWHDYVMKADEICLIKGRVKFGGSKQSAPFPSAIVTFSGAERESPLLSSMDVINDK from the coding sequence ATGGCGAATTTAGACGTGCATTTCAGTAGCGCAACTAACGAATGGGCTACGCCGCAAGCGTTATTCGACGCTTTAAACGAAAAATATGCGTTTACGTTAGACCCGTGTAGTGACGGAATTAACGCAAAGTGCGATAAATTCTTTACGGTTGAAGACGACGGCTTAGCGCAAGATTGGTCGCAGGATATCGTATTCATGAATCCGCCTTATGGACGTGATATTGGCGATTGGGTACGCAAGGCATACGAAGAAAGCGTTAAGGGTGCTACGGTTGTTTGCTTAATACCTTCTAGGACGGATACACGGTATTGGCACGACTACGTAATGAAAGCGGACGAAATCTGCTTAATCAAAGGGCGCGTTAAGTTCGGTGGCAGTAAGCAGTCTGCACCGTTCCCTAGCGCTATAGTAACGTTTAGTGGCGCAGAGAGAGAGAGTCCGTTGCTGTCAAGTATGGACGTAATAAACGATAAATAA
- a CDS encoding PhoH family protein, giving the protein MTKLHGSVLLYGLRERMTDEQEAMVESILTNRLTIVNAKAGTGKTTIAVAMAKYLYETNGQRCVFLFGTPQERTLGYRPGTTAEKELEYLAPLIDALQECGEQDPLNIIQQAGDFVGSDKKWIEARSHTFTRGTNLKGKTVIVEEAQNLTRGELKKVLTRISDDCTVIMIGHDGQCDLPKQSSSGFIPYLEHFRNEDYCEVITLTKSFRGDLAEHADKLTWD; this is encoded by the coding sequence ATGACTAAACTACATGGAAGCGTATTATTATACGGATTAAGAGAACGTATGACAGACGAGCAGGAGGCGATGGTTGAATCGATTTTAACGAATAGGCTTACGATAGTGAATGCGAAGGCCGGTACAGGTAAAACGACTATTGCCGTTGCAATGGCGAAGTATCTATACGAAACTAACGGACAACGCTGCGTATTCCTATTCGGTACACCGCAAGAAAGAACGCTAGGATACCGTCCCGGAACTACTGCGGAAAAGGAACTCGAATATTTAGCGCCATTAATCGACGCTTTACAGGAATGTGGCGAGCAAGACCCGTTAAACATTATTCAGCAGGCGGGAGATTTCGTTGGTAGCGATAAGAAGTGGATTGAGGCGCGCTCGCATACGTTTACTCGCGGTACTAATCTGAAAGGTAAGACGGTTATAGTGGAAGAAGCGCAGAATCTAACGCGAGGCGAGTTAAAGAAGGTATTAACGCGTATTAGTGACGATTGTACGGTTATCATGATCGGCCACGACGGTCAATGCGATTTACCGAAACAGTCTTCTAGCGGATTTATCCCGTACTTAGAACACTTTAGAAACGAAGATTATTGCGAAGTAATCACGCTTACAAAATCCTTCCGCGGAGACTTAGCTGAACATGCGGATAAGCTAACGTGGGATTAA
- a CDS encoding glutaredoxin family protein has product MTNKLPILFTTKSCTQCQALKAQLALNNIEVEIVDAEEHPIKAAEYEVGFKVPHLVAENGDRFIGGGEGMRYISEKLGGKR; this is encoded by the coding sequence ATGACGAATAAATTACCTATATTATTTACAACGAAATCGTGTACGCAATGCCAAGCATTAAAGGCGCAGTTAGCGCTTAACAATATCGAAGTCGAGATTGTCGATGCAGAAGAGCATCCGATTAAAGCTGCGGAATACGAAGTAGGATTTAAAGTACCGCATTTAGTCGCTGAAAACGGCGATAGATTTATCGGCGGCGGAGAAGGTATGCGATATATAAGCGAAAAGCTAGGAGGTAAACGATAA